A region of the Chryseobacterium cucumeris genome:
TGGTAAATTAATTACCATTAAAAAGAGCAGATATACAGATGCGATAGAAACCACACAACAAAAATTAAAGCAAGCAGTTAGAAATAATGAAGCCAATGCCGCTGCTGTACTCGCAAGTTATGGAACAACCATTATACAAGGTCAAGAAATGATAAGACAAAGACAAAAAGAACGAGAAGAAAACAAAAAATATGAAAACCCGATAGAATTAGAAAACGATCAGTAATGGCTAATCTTTTTTTCGTTTGCTACTATCTATTCGTTTTTTTGCCTTATTCATTATCTTTGTCTTCTTAGCTAAATCATATGAAAACAACACTTGTCGATTTAACAAAGCCGATTCAGTATAATGCAGGAGACCCATGGTTCATGAGGGTGAAAATCAAACATAAAGCCCATAGAAAATCGCATTGGTTGATTCGTCTGGCATTGAGGCTTCCGTCAAGGCTTTTTCCTAAAAACTGGATAGGCTGGGCAGATGACACGATCAAAAATATGGGACTTCATGCTACAACACATATTGATGCTCCCTGGCATTATGGCCCTGTAGTAGAAGGAAAGCCTGCTAAAACGATAGACCAGATTCCGCTGGAGTGGTGCTACGGAGACGGAATTGTGATTGATTGTACGCATAAAGAAGATTTTGTTGCTATCACTGTTGAGGATTTGAAAAAAGATCTCGATAAAAACGGAATTACCATTCAGGAAGGAAATATTGTTCTGATCAGAACCGATCGTGATAAAATGATGGGAACTCCGGATTTTGTGGAAAAAGGAACGGGAATGAGTAAAGAAGCTACAGAATGGCTGATTGACCAGGGCGTAAAAGTAATGGGAATCGATCAGTGGGGCTGGGATCTTCCCCTGAAATATATGGCTCAGAAAGCCAAAGAAATGAATGACCCTGAATTCTTCTGGGAAGGTCATCGTGTAGGAATCGAAAAAGAATATTTACACATCGAACAGCTTACAAACCTCAGTGCATTACCTCCATCCGGATTTAAAATCTGTGTATTTCCGTTAAAAATTGTTGGCGGATCTGCAGCTCCGGCGAGAGTGGTGGCCATGATAGAATAAGAAATAAAAGGACGAATTTGAATTTACAAATTCGTCCTTTACTTATGATCATCTTTGTTTTCTCAGATTAATTTTTCTTTCTGAAAAACAAAGCTCTGTTGTATTCAAAATTCATTCTGGCAATATTCAGGACAGAAATTCCCTGAGGACATTCTACTTCACAGGCTTCTGTATTGGAGCAGTGCCCGAATAATTCCGTATCCATTTGGGCTACCATATCCAGCACTCTTTTGCTTCGTTCTTCTTTCCCTTGAGGAAGAAGCGCCATATGAGTGATTTTTGCAGAGGTAAATAAAGCTGCACTTCCATTTTTACAAGTGGCAACACACGCTCCACATCCGATACACGCAGCAGAATCAAAAGCTTCCTCAGCCGTCTGGTGAGTCACCGGAATTGCTGTGGCATCAGGAGCCTGGCCTGTATTCACAGATACAAAACCTCCTGAAGATATAATTCTGTCAAAAGCAGAACGGTCTACTTTTAAATCTTTCTTCACCGGAAATGCTTCAGCTCTGAATGGCTCTATCAGAATCGTTTCCCCATCTTTAAAGGATCTTAAATGAAGCTGGCAGGTGGTTGTATTTTTCAAAGGACCATGGGCAATACCATTAATCATCATTCCACATTGTCCGCAGATCCCTTCACGACAGTCATGATCAAACTCAACAGGTTCATCACCCTCAATAATCAGTTTTTCATTTAAAGTGTCCAGCATTTCTAAGAAAGACATGTGTGGATTCAATCCTTTCAGGTCGTAACCTACCAGTTTTCCTTCACTTTTTCTGTCTTTCTGTCTCCATATCTTAAGATGTAAATCCATAATTTTCTGTTTTTATTTGTAACTTCTTACCGTTGGCTGAATTTCTTCAAAGATTAAAGGTTCCTTAATCAATTCAGGTTCACCATTTTCACCTTTCCAGGCCCAGGCAGAAATAAATTGGTATTCCGCATCATTTCTCATGGCTTCCCCGTCCGGGGTCTGAAATTCTTCTCTGAAGTGAGCACCGCAGGATTCGTTACGGGTTAATGCATCATAGCACATCAGTTCTCCGATTTCGAAATAATCGGCTACACGGCCTGCTTTTTCCAGTTCGGTATTCATTTTATCTCCCTGTCCGGAAACCCTTACGTCTTTGTAAAATTCCTGTTTCAGTTTTCGGATTTCCTGAATGGCGTATTTCAACCCTTCTTCATTTCTTGCCAGTCCGCAATAATCATAGAGGAGCTTTCCTAAAGTTTTGTGGAAGTAATCAACGGTTTTGGTTCCTTTAATATTGATAAAATCGTTGATCTGATCTTTAACGGCCTTTTCAGCCTGTTCAAATTCAGGAGTATCCGGTGAAATTTTTCCGGTGTGAATTTCATCTGCCAGATAATTGGCAATCGTGTAAGGCGCAATGAAATATCCGTCTACAGACGCCTGTAAAAGAGAGTTGGCTCCTAATCTGTTGGCTCCGTGATCGGCAAAATTAGCTTCACCCAACGCAAACAGTCCGGGAACAGTAGTCATCAGTTCATAATCTACCCAAAGTCCACCCATTGAAAAGTGGGCAGAAGGAGAGATCATCATGGGTTCTTTATACGCATCATATCCTGTTATTTTCAGATACATATCGAATAAATTTCCATATTTTTCTTTGATCTTATCTTTTCCCTGTTCCTGTATTGCTTTTGAAAAATCAAGATAAACGGCGTTTTTCAAAGGCCCGATTCCGAAACCGGCATCAATTCTTTCCTTGGCTGCACGGGAAGAAATATCTCTTGGAGCAAGGTTTCCGAAAGCCGGATATCTTCTTTCAAGATAATAATCCCTTTCATTTTCAGGAATGTCATTGGGAGGTCTGGTTTCACCTTCCTTTAATGGTACCCAGATTCGGCCGTCATTACGTAATGATTCAGACATTAAGGTCAGTTTAGACTGATAATCTCCGGATTGTGGAAGGGAAGTAGGGTGTACCTGAATCCAGCTTGGGGAAGCCATTAAAGCTCCTTTTTTATGGGCTCTCCAGATGGCAGAACCGTTACATCCCATGGCAAGGGTTGACAGATAATAAATTTTTCCGTAACCTCCGGTTGCCAATATTACAGCGTGTGCTGCATGTCTTTCAATATCTCCTGTGTCTAAATTCCTTACGATAATTCCTCTGGCTTTCCCATCAACAGTAACCAGATCCAGCATTTCATGTCTTGAAAATAATTGCACGGAACCTTTTCCAACCTGTCGCATTAAAGCCTGATAAGCTCCCAGAAGAAGCTGCTGCCCCGTTTGTCCTCGCGCATAGAAAGTACGGCTTACCTGAACTCCTCCGAAGGATCGGTTGTTCAGATATCCGCCATATTCTCGCCCAAAAGGTACACCTTGTGCAACAGCCTGGTCGATGAGGTTCAAAGAACATTCTGCCATTCTGTAGACATTGGCTTCACGGGCTCTGAAGTCTCCTCCTTTTAAGGTATCTACAAACATTCTGTAGACACTATCACCATCATTTTTATAGTTTTTGGCGGCATTCACACCTCCCTGTGCTGCCACAGAGTGTGCTCTTCTCGGGCTGTCCTGAAAACAGAATGATTTGACATTATATCCCATTTCCCCTAAAGAAGCTGCGATTGAACTTCCCGCCAATCCTGTTCCTACAACAATCACATCCAGTTTTTTACGGTTGGCAGGGTTTACGAGTTTTGCTTTCTTTTTATAATTTTCCCATTTATGTTCCAATGGGCCTTGTGGTATTTTTGAATCTAAAATCATGATCGTTCCTTTTAATGATAAGTGAAGAATACATACACAGGCATCAATGCAAAACCTACACAGATAATGATTGAATACGCAATCCCGATAGTTTTGAACCATTGTACAAACTTAGGATGATATAATCCCAGGGTTCTTACAGCGCTGTGTATTCCATGAATCAGGTGATAGCACAAAGCGATCATTGATACAACATAAATGATAACGTACCACCATTCTTTAAAGACATTCACTACCAGAATGTAGAGGTCTTTATTTCCGTTTTCATCCAAAGGAGGATTTCCGAATTTATAGATATACCAGAAGTTCTGGAAATGGATCACCAGGAAAATCAGAATTAATGTTCCCAGGATTCCCATATTTCTGGAAGCCCACTTGCTAGCTCTTCCACGTCTGTCCGTTTGATAACCGCCTCCTGATTTTTTATTTTTTAAAGTAATCATCAGTCCGTCTACTGCGTGCAGAATAATACTGGCATATAAAACGTAAGAGACTATTTTGATAATGATATTTCCTGATAAAAAATGCGAATAAGCATTAAACTGCAGGTGCGCTTGTTCTTGTGGAAGAAAAAGCTGAAGATTTCCAAGGAAATGAATCAACAGGAAGAATCCCAGAAAGAGTCCTGTAAGGCACATCAGCATTTTTCTTGACAGTGTTGATAACATATTTTTGATGTATTGGTTAATAATATCCTAAGACTTTCATCCACAATCCTCCTACAACCATATAAATGATCAATAGAACGATTCCAATTTCAAGACCTCTGAGCCACCAGGCTTTCAGGTCGACATATCCGCTTCCGAAGAATACCGGTGCAGGACCGTGGCCGTAATGAGTAAGTACCCCGTAAATTGAACCCATGAAACCAAGCATCATTGCGAGTAACATTGGTGGGATTCCTAAAGAAACACCCACACCCAGCAAGGCAGCATACATAGCCGCTACGTGAGCAGTAGCACTGGCAAAAATATAGTGACTGAAGAAATATACTACAATAATAACCGGGAAAGCTACCTGCCAGCTCAAACCTCCAATCTGTACTTTGATAAGATTACTGAACCATCCAATGAAACCTAATTCATTTAAAGAACTTGCCATCATCACCAGTACGGCGAACCAAACGATCGTATCCCAAGCTCCTTTTTCACCTTTTACATCTTCCCAGGTTAATACTGAGGTTAGTAGTAATAATGTTAATCCGATAAAGGCTGTAGTAGTAGCATCAATAGAAAGTGCTCCTCCAAATATCCAAAGGGCTAACAGAATGAAGAATGCCAGCAGCATCAGCCATTCATTTCTTGAGATAGGCCCCATTTCTTTTAATTTCTGAGCTGCCATTTTAGGAGCATCACCCGTTTTTTTCAATTCAGGCGGATATAATTTATACAATACCAAAGGAACGATAAAGAATGCTACTGCACCCGGAATAAAACCTGCTGCTGCCCATGACATCCAGGTAATATCAATACCAAGGTTGGCTGCAAACTTCTGACACATCGGGTTACTGGCTGTCCCGGTAAGGAACATAGAAGAAGCGATCAGGTTCATGTAATAACTGTTCAAAGTCAGGAATGACCCTAGCTTTCTATGGGTTTCCGGCTTTTCAGGAACAGAATCAAAGCTTATGGCCATAGACTTCATGATCGGGTAGATAATTCCACCTCCTCTTGCAGTGTTACTAGGAATAGCAGGAGCAAGACAAACATCGGCAAGTCCTAACCCGTAAGCCAATCCCAGTGAGCTTTTCCCAAAAACTCTGATGAATAAAAAGGCGATACGGTTTCCAAGTCCTGTTTTGATAAATCCTCTGGCAATAAAGAATGAAATCCCGATCAGCCAGATTACTTTATCTCCAAAACCGGAAAGCGCTTTGGTAATAGATTTCCCTGCATCTCCCGGAGCAACTACCTGCGTAAGGGCTGTAAATCCAATGGCCATCATACACATAGTTCCCATTGGTGCTGCCTTAAGAATGATTCCTAAAATGGTTGCCGCAAAGATGGCAAACAGATGCCAGGCATTCTCTGCAACACCTTCCGGAGCAGGAATGAACCATATGATCAACGCAACAACAAATGTGATCGCTACGTTTTTAATATTAATTTCTTTCATGATACTAACTATTTAATCGTTAAAACCTACTCTGTACCTGTACAATGAATAGATTATTGTTGTATTGTGATGTGTTTTCTACCTGATGTTTGTAGCGGTCAAACTGTACTCCCAGTTGAATTCTTGCTCCATAATTTTTCAGGAATTCCAATCCGAACATCGGGGTAATCGTTTGTCTTGGGTTGGAAGCCATTCTAAAGTTGGTATCAAGATATTCGTAACGGCAGGATAGTTCGAAGGCGCTGAGATTTTTGTGATTGATCTCATATCTTAGATTCGGAAGAAAATAGGCACCACGGATCAGATATTGATCTGGGTTTTCAGGACGAATTTCAGGAGCAATAGAATTGTACAGAACATGGTTGGTAGCCTGCTTAGCTTCCAGCTGCATATCAAGACTCCATTTTGGATCAAACTGAATCAGTGAGCTCAGATCTACACCCAGCGCATATACTTTTTTGCTGAAAACTTCCCCGATACCGCCATTCAGACCTACATTGAAATTGTATTTTTTTGATAATCCGAAAACAAGGCGGGTAGAATACTGTTTTCCGTTGTCATTATCATTAACCTGGTTTTTTCCGTTTCCGTTCACCACTGAAACCGCATATTGGAAAGGAATTTCTCCCAGCTGAAGCTGTCCTGTAGCAGACATTCCGATCTGGAAACTTGTCCAGCCCAGCT
Encoded here:
- a CDS encoding porin, which gives rise to MAFFSIKKKSLILCMLACGLSAYAQNQDSLKTTSALQEKNDVKYPQLQIKGLFQARYLVGMSKDVDVNGLHHTDGSGTDNNFMLKYMRVQVRAQISKRTEVVVLANLADFKNDPKSRVLENAYLKYTFNPKLAITVGQFRPWFGIEETYPIDIIKSLDWSNQYTEFGKLGWTSFQIGMSATGQLQLGEIPFQYAVSVVNGNGKNQVNDNDNGKQYSTRLVFGLSKKYNFNVGLNGGIGEVFSKKVYALGVDLSSLIQFDPKWSLDMQLEAKQATNHVLYNSIAPEIRPENPDQYLIRGAYFLPNLRYEINHKNLSAFELSCRYEYLDTNFRMASNPRQTITPMFGLEFLKNYGARIQLGVQFDRYKHQVENTSQYNNNLFIVQVQSRF
- a CDS encoding succinate dehydrogenase/fumarate reductase iron-sulfur subunit, whose protein sequence is MDLHLKIWRQKDRKSEGKLVGYDLKGLNPHMSFLEMLDTLNEKLIIEGDEPVEFDHDCREGICGQCGMMINGIAHGPLKNTTTCQLHLRSFKDGETILIEPFRAEAFPVKKDLKVDRSAFDRIISSGGFVSVNTGQAPDATAIPVTHQTAEEAFDSAACIGCGACVATCKNGSAALFTSAKITHMALLPQGKEERSKRVLDMVAQMDTELFGHCSNTEACEVECPQGISVLNIARMNFEYNRALFFRKKN
- a CDS encoding fumarate reductase/succinate dehydrogenase flavoprotein subunit — translated: MILDSKIPQGPLEHKWENYKKKAKLVNPANRKKLDVIVVGTGLAGSSIAASLGEMGYNVKSFCFQDSPRRAHSVAAQGGVNAAKNYKNDGDSVYRMFVDTLKGGDFRAREANVYRMAECSLNLIDQAVAQGVPFGREYGGYLNNRSFGGVQVSRTFYARGQTGQQLLLGAYQALMRQVGKGSVQLFSRHEMLDLVTVDGKARGIIVRNLDTGDIERHAAHAVILATGGYGKIYYLSTLAMGCNGSAIWRAHKKGALMASPSWIQVHPTSLPQSGDYQSKLTLMSESLRNDGRIWVPLKEGETRPPNDIPENERDYYLERRYPAFGNLAPRDISSRAAKERIDAGFGIGPLKNAVYLDFSKAIQEQGKDKIKEKYGNLFDMYLKITGYDAYKEPMMISPSAHFSMGGLWVDYELMTTVPGLFALGEANFADHGANRLGANSLLQASVDGYFIAPYTIANYLADEIHTGKISPDTPEFEQAEKAVKDQINDFINIKGTKTVDYFHKTLGKLLYDYCGLARNEEGLKYAIQEIRKLKQEFYKDVRVSGQGDKMNTELEKAGRVADYFEIGELMCYDALTRNESCGAHFREEFQTPDGEAMRNDAEYQFISAWAWKGENGEPELIKEPLIFEEIQPTVRSYK
- a CDS encoding anion permease → MKEINIKNVAITFVVALIIWFIPAPEGVAENAWHLFAIFAATILGIILKAAPMGTMCMMAIGFTALTQVVAPGDAGKSITKALSGFGDKVIWLIGISFFIARGFIKTGLGNRIAFLFIRVFGKSSLGLAYGLGLADVCLAPAIPSNTARGGGIIYPIMKSMAISFDSVPEKPETHRKLGSFLTLNSYYMNLIASSMFLTGTASNPMCQKFAANLGIDITWMSWAAAGFIPGAVAFFIVPLVLYKLYPPELKKTGDAPKMAAQKLKEMGPISRNEWLMLLAFFILLALWIFGGALSIDATTTAFIGLTLLLLTSVLTWEDVKGEKGAWDTIVWFAVLVMMASSLNELGFIGWFSNLIKVQIGGLSWQVAFPVIIVVYFFSHYIFASATAHVAAMYAALLGVGVSLGIPPMLLAMMLGFMGSIYGVLTHYGHGPAPVFFGSGYVDLKAWWLRGLEIGIVLLIIYMVVGGLWMKVLGYY
- a CDS encoding succinate dehydrogenase cytochrome b subunit; this encodes MLSTLSRKMLMCLTGLFLGFFLLIHFLGNLQLFLPQEQAHLQFNAYSHFLSGNIIIKIVSYVLYASIILHAVDGLMITLKNKKSGGGYQTDRRGRASKWASRNMGILGTLILIFLVIHFQNFWYIYKFGNPPLDENGNKDLYILVVNVFKEWWYVIIYVVSMIALCYHLIHGIHSAVRTLGLYHPKFVQWFKTIGIAYSIIICVGFALMPVYVFFTYH
- a CDS encoding cyclase family protein, whose amino-acid sequence is MKTTLVDLTKPIQYNAGDPWFMRVKIKHKAHRKSHWLIRLALRLPSRLFPKNWIGWADDTIKNMGLHATTHIDAPWHYGPVVEGKPAKTIDQIPLEWCYGDGIVIDCTHKEDFVAITVEDLKKDLDKNGITIQEGNIVLIRTDRDKMMGTPDFVEKGTGMSKEATEWLIDQGVKVMGIDQWGWDLPLKYMAQKAKEMNDPEFFWEGHRVGIEKEYLHIEQLTNLSALPPSGFKICVFPLKIVGGSAAPARVVAMIE